The following proteins come from a genomic window of Athalia rosae chromosome 1, iyAthRosa1.1, whole genome shotgun sequence:
- the LOC105686043 gene encoding uncharacterized protein LOC105686043, which translates to MNSDSHTCIPDTAVIGELPGDEGIDNIAESVDELRAKLSRMKSLMEARKGTTLGDLSARKKKETSDIIDGNFLSWVFGSALVVILSVSFYAFYNLYHAVLKKFPSHHTEL; encoded by the exons ATGAATTCTGATTCGCACACTTGCATACCCGACACGGCAG TTATAGGTGAGCTCCCAGGAGATGAGGGCATAGACAACATCGCCGAGTCGGTCGACGAGCTACGAGCCAAATTGAGTAGGATGAAGAGTTTGATGGAGGCGCGTAAAGGGACGACTCTTGGTGACCTCagtgcgcgaaaaaaaaaggaaacttcGGACATCATCGACGGGAACTTCCTCTCCTGGGTGTTCGGTTCCGCCCTCGTCGTAATCCTGAGCGTTAGTTTCTATGCGTTTTATAATCTTTATCACGCGGTGCTGAAAAAATTCCCCTCGCATCACACGGAGCTGTAG